A single genomic interval of Clostridium facile harbors:
- the recF gene encoding DNA replication/repair protein RecF (All proteins in this family for which functions are known are DNA-binding proteins that assist the filamentation of RecA onto DNA for the initiation of recombination or recombinational repair.) has product MKVTEFRGDGFRNLKQIVIQPGEGINVIYGQNAQGKTNLIEAIWLFSGARSFRSSKESKLIGFDCQRAELSLEFDDTQRIQKANMVFGAKNKYFLNRVELKSPTEYAGNFLCVVFSPAHLSIIQGSPSLRRKFLDSAICQIRPDYHHYLHQYEKVLYQRNSLLKELYRQPYLKDTMEIWDLQLAKLGTIVSLLRQDYTDKVAKFSHHIYQGISSQKENLRVEYQSTVFDKLGDREYTQDKVQHYLEQLEQNLEQDIKQGFTGIGVHRDEVELLINDVSVKNYGSQGQQRSSILALKLAEAKLLKSITGNNPVILLDDVMSELDVSRQDYILNHVKGHQVFITCCDISNTLRLQHGEIFHVEDGRIQS; this is encoded by the coding sequence ATGAAGGTAACTGAATTTCGAGGGGATGGGTTTCGTAATCTCAAACAAATTGTGATCCAGCCAGGAGAAGGGATTAATGTCATTTATGGGCAGAATGCCCAGGGAAAAACCAATTTAATTGAAGCCATCTGGTTGTTTTCTGGCGCTAGGAGCTTTCGGAGCTCCAAAGAATCCAAATTGATTGGATTTGATTGCCAGCGGGCAGAATTATCATTGGAGTTTGATGATACCCAGCGCATCCAAAAAGCCAATATGGTATTTGGGGCAAAAAATAAATATTTTTTAAACCGGGTGGAATTAAAATCCCCCACTGAGTATGCGGGAAATTTCCTCTGTGTTGTGTTCTCTCCTGCCCATCTTTCGATTATCCAAGGTTCGCCATCTTTACGGCGGAAATTTTTGGACAGCGCGATCTGCCAAATCCGGCCGGATTACCACCATTACCTGCACCAATATGAAAAGGTACTATACCAGCGGAATAGCCTTTTAAAAGAGCTTTACCGTCAGCCTTATTTAAAAGACACGATGGAGATTTGGGATTTACAGCTGGCAAAATTGGGGACGATTGTTTCCCTACTGCGCCAGGATTACACCGATAAGGTAGCAAAGTTTTCCCACCATATTTACCAGGGAATTTCATCCCAGAAAGAAAACCTGCGGGTAGAATACCAGTCCACTGTATTTGATAAACTTGGGGATCGGGAATATACCCAAGATAAAGTACAGCATTATCTGGAACAGCTGGAGCAGAACCTGGAACAAGATATCAAACAGGGATTTACCGGCATTGGCGTGCATCGGGATGAGGTGGAATTGTTAATCAATGACGTATCCGTCAAAAACTATGGCTCCCAAGGGCAACAGCGGAGTAGTATTTTGGCGTTAAAACTGGCGGAAGCCAAGTTACTGAAATCCATTACTGGAAATAATCCGGTTATTTTGTTGGATGATGTGATGAGTGAATTAGATGTTTCCCGCCAGGATTATATTTTAAACCATGTAAAAGGGCATCAGGTATTTATTACCTGCTGCGATATTTCCAATACCCTACGCCTTCAGCATGGAGAGATATTCCATGTGGAGGATGGCAGGATTCAATCATAA
- the remB gene encoding extracellular matrix regulator RemB, translating into MYIHLGEDTVVKQENIVGIFDLDNTSISKHTRFFLRKAEETGKVVNVSYELPRSFVVCCENGTTKVYISQISPATLRLRAKRGLKLE; encoded by the coding sequence ATGTATATTCATTTAGGGGAAGATACCGTGGTAAAACAGGAGAATATTGTCGGGATTTTTGACCTGGATAATACTTCTATTTCCAAACATACCCGGTTTTTTCTGCGCAAAGCAGAAGAAACTGGAAAAGTGGTGAATGTTTCGTATGAGCTTCCCCGTTCTTTTGTGGTATGCTGTGAAAATGGAACTACCAAAGTTTACATTTCCCAAATCAGTCCAGCAACCTTGCGGCTGAGGGCAAAGCGCGGATTAA